The Coccidioides posadasii str. Silveira chromosome 3, complete sequence genome contains a region encoding:
- a CDS encoding uncharacterized protein (EggNog:ENOG410PG42~COG:S~BUSCO:5864at33183) produces MAPKGGPGPGKRNPTVLVTDSRDQQYRRRFNAPANPASRFITVDNVLQYASDMPSMHQRLPPGRVRPRASRIGGPAGVGASSSAVGSAGDARPRSAGRLASLPHLPPRSTKVSEKLVLLPETVLEEDEDEEFPPSAREEMIRAGEGEAAEERLRRLQAERRLRSRDFSVDNELGPLLAEEEALMRRRVAPEQAKSYAERLPKARRAEKLPRVTAYCTAQGYKMSSTAMFVKECHGARTKLYDDCLYTAYHLPLLPGRDGYRIRSSPIIRSAEGKVVLDEEIARNEQRDYHEEYYAEQDEHSVKDHGAERNSRSDGQDHDQKPEHEAYGHSPSRDQPYDYYKDVSEQAESQFAEGSPTARVSNIPPNALSFAEMFVFSYGVVVFWNFSERQEIDVLADLAFASSKDGIPIPLATNPLPEEDFETEEFHFEYSTEISRPRVYNDMITLRSGDHMIKLAISHGIAQSTKLSFFEEVMAKQMAEAKDVPRRLALTGHLGMKREEVFQIMGKLFKSRVEVNLSSNMLDVPNFFWDSEPTLHPLYIAVREYLEIKPRIQVLNERCRVFLDLIEILSDSIADNKMSSKY; encoded by the exons ATGGCTCCCAAGGGAGGCCCTGGACCAGGCAAGAGAAATCCAACAGTGCTC GTCACGGATTCCCGCGATCAACAATACCGACGCCGCTTCAATGCACCAGCAAATCCCGCCTCAAGATTTATTACCGTTGACAACGTGCTACAATATGCTTCTGATATGCCATCCATGCATCAAAGACTCCCGCCCGGCCGGGTGCGGCCCCGAGCTTCAAGGATAGGAGGTCCAGCGGGCGTCGGAGCTAGTTCGTCTGCAGTGGGATCAGCGGGCGATGCACGACCAAGGTCAGCAGGACGCCTTGCCTCCTTACCACATCTCCCGCCACGATCAACAAAGGTTAGCGAAAAGCTCGTGCTTTTACCCGAGACCGTGttggaagaagatgaagatgaagagtTCCCGCCCTCTGCCAGAGAAGAGATGATCAGAGCAGGGGAGGGGGAAGCCGCTGAGGAGAGGTTACGTCGCTTACAGGCCGAGCGAAGGTTGCGAAGTCGGGATTTCTCCGTGGACAATGAGCTTGGACCGCTGTTGGCAGAGGAAGAGGCGCTTATGCGTCGTCGAGTTGCGCCCGAGCAGGCGAAGAGTTATGCTGAACGGTTGCCGAAGGCGCGTCGGGCAGAGAAACTTCCTCGTGTTACGGCGTATTGTACGGCGCAGGGTTATAAAATGAGCTCTACGGCGATGTTTGTGAAGGAATGCCATGGAGCGAGGACAAAGTTATATGACGACTGTTTGTATACGGCGTATCATCTACCTTTACTCCCTGGTAGGGATGGATATCGGATCAGGAGCAGCCCGATAATTAGAAGCGCGGAAGGGAAAGTTGTTCTAGACGAGGAGATTGCGAGAAATGAGCAGCGGGATTATCATGAGGAGTACTACGCTGAGCAGGATGAGCACTCCGTGAAGGACCACGGCGCCGAGAGAAACAGCAGATCGGACGGACAGGATCACGATCAAAAACCAGAGCACGAAGCGTATGGCCACTCTCCTAGTAGAGATCAACCCTACGACTACTATAAGGATGTAAGCGAGCAGGCTGAAAGCCAATTTGCAGAAGGTTCGCCCACCGCCAGAGTGTCGAATATCCCACCAAATGCGCTTTCGTTTGCAGAAATGTTTGTTTTCAGCTATGGGGTCGTCGTGTTTTGGAATTTCTCAGAAAGACAGGAGATAGACGTCCTTGCCGACCTTGCCTTTGCATCAAGCAAAGACGGTATCCCGATCCCTCTCGCTACCAATCCACTtccagaagaagattttgaaacGGAAGAATTCCACTTCGAGTACTCAACGGAAATATCACGTCCTCGTGTTTACAATGATATGATCACGTTACGGAGCGGAGATCATATGATAAAACTAGCAATTAGCCATGGGATTGCGCAGAGTACCAAGTTGAGCTTCTTTGAAGAAGTTATGGCAAAACAGATGGCGGAAGCAAAAGATGTTCCGCGAAGGTTGGCTTTGACGGGACACCTAGGCATGAAGAGGGAGGAGGTCTTTCAGATCATGGGCAAGTTGTTTAAGAGTCGGGTTGAAGTGAATCTAT CTTCAAATATGCTCGATGTTCCCAATTTCTTCTGGGACAGTGAACCGACACTTCATCCGCTTTATATCGCTGTGCGAGAATACCTAGAAATAAAACCTCGCATTCAAGTATTGAACGAGCGATGTCGGGTATTCCTAGATCTAATTGAGATACTGTCTGATTCCATTGCCGACAACAAAATGTCAAGTAAGTATTGA
- a CDS encoding uncharacterized protein (EggNog:ENOG410PJM6~COG:S~BUSCO:8145at33183), whose protein sequence is MAPLDIPEGGLTLLRTEGSGEPSADSPRNPAQIMRLNLAQSTLDDLIDSLRKDQNARLRLGKHPSLHFGSRSQPFYSYPENTRSELYVSPPDAKDSLYFSGVLSHSLEVQRAREATAGTDEALLTLEQRLSAFRQGKESKRTPMITTDQMRALGAGDNRTATGREAASLARMSTSKADMEKERFFTNTASRSSPASPAFLASRSPAITPTSVPTTQNKDKIRLEALRVPLLHLLAVRPVSVKFLAQKTRSSQEDCLTLVRKYGTENRLNREKYDLKDKAYKDLDVWKFPYPSEDDRQDAIDNAISAFDRMRVSKQDKLWQTLLPKHERGKGKVLSRLNLHTGPPPKSVTPRIHISPSDEPSKEGYGTGNESEPCPNTSSSTPVISKKADASGLKKRPGAITKRAPAPKPKNSTITGKVTKKTDKATEKKAASKPDAKFKSAEFVVDSDEDAEMADSSITQSSKAADAQRSSPDSQPSERSTSIKSPAPAKDKKPSQPKSRPSKTVSSSSTASRPANNRSPQKPSPLGSSPPTNASDIEKTGKSSSTNQSSSSSSPLIHHLPRQRAGSATKVPVLGQPKHAQKAPAVSKPLKRKAEDEENTPRTGARGLPVGLGITHADTRISQHKRRRPSTVSSEESTSGNSTPPMSVTILRQRLREKARQFKHGYEKYRKLHEELTNHASPPESQLIKLQQQHMRLQKMKQEIWDEDRQLRSR, encoded by the coding sequence ATGGCTCCTCTTGATATTCCTGAGGGAGGCCTCACCCTTCTCCGGACTGAAGGCTCCGGGGAGCCCTCAGCTGACTCTCCCAGAAATCCCGCTCAGATCATGCGTTTGAATCTCGCCCAGAGCACTCTCGACGACCTTATTGACAGCCTTCGCAAGGACCAGAATGCTCGACTCCGCCTAGGGAAACACCCGTCCCTCCATTTCGGCTCTCGCTCCCAGCCCTTCTACTCCTATCCTGAGAATACTCGCTCAGAGCTTTATGTTTCCCCTCCCGACGCCAAGGATAGCCTCTATTTCTCTGGTGTCTTGAGCCATAGCCTGGAGGTCCAGAGGGCTAGAGAAGCCACCGCAGGCACCGATGAGGCCCTGCTTACCCTTGAGCAGAGGCTCAGCGCCTTCCGGCAGGGCAAGGAGTCGAAGAGGACTCCCATGATCACGACCGACCAGATGAGGGCCCTGGGGGCCGGGGATAACCGTACAGCGACCGGCAGAGAAGCGGCAAGCCTAGCTCGCATGTCGACAAGCAAGGCAGATATGGAGAAAGAACGATTCTTTACGAACACTGCTAGCCGATCCTCTCCAGCTAGTCCCGCTTTTCTTGCGTCTCGGTCTCCCGCTATTACTCCAACATCCGTCCCGACGACACAGAACAAAGATAAGATTAGGTTGGAGGCTCTGCGTGTCCCCTTGCTTCATCTACTCGCCGTACGGCCGGTGTCCGTTAAGTTCCTCGCCCAGAAAACACGTTCCTCTCAAGAAGATTGCTTGACCCTTGTACGCAAATATGGCACGGAGAACCGACTAAACAGGGAAAAGTATGACCTTAAAGATAAAGCCTACAAGGATTTGGACGTTTGGAAGTTTCCATACCCGTCGGAAGATGACCGTCAAGACGCGATTGACAATGCCATCTCCGCATTTGACAGAATGAGGGTCTCTAAACAGGACAAATTATGGCAAACGCTTCTTCCAAAACACGAAAGAGGGAAAGGCAAAGTCCTCTCTCGGTTAAACCTCCATACAGGCCCGCCACCTAAGAGCGTCACGCCGCGCATCCATATCTCTCCATCAGACGAGCCTTCCAAGGAGGGATACGGTACCGGAAATGAGTCCGAACCTTGTCCCAATACATCAAGCAGCACTCCAGTTATCAGCAAGAAGGCAGACGCCTCTGGGCTGAAAAAGCGACCCGGTGCTATAACTAAACGCGCGCCCGCCCCTAAACCAAAAAACTCGACCATTACTGGCAAAGTGACGAAGAAGACTGATAAAGCCACAGAGAAAAAAGCAGCTTCGAAACCAGATGCTAAATTCAAATCGGCTGAGTTTGTGGTTGATTCTGACGAAGATGCCGAAATGGCTGATTCAAGTATCACACAATCGTCCAAAGCTGCCGACGCTCAAAGAAGCTCTCCCGATTCTCAGCCAAGCGAGCGATCCACATCGATAAAATCACCAGCCCCGGCTAAAGATAAGAAGCCGTCTCAGCCGAAGTCTCGTCCATCAAAGACAGTTTCATCTTCTAGCACTGCATCACGTCCAGCGAATAATAGGTCTCCCCAGAAACCTTCCCCGTTAGGCTCCTCACCTCCCACAAATGCATCGGATATCGAGAAAACGGGAAAATCTTCCAGTACAAATCAGTCATCCAGCTCATCTTCTCCTCTCATCCACCATCTTCCAAGGCAAAGGGCTGGATCCGCGACGAAGGTACCGGTGCTCGGGCAACCCAAACATGCGCAGAAGGCCCCGGCGGTGTCCAAGCCACTAAAGCGAAAGGCCGAGGATGAAGAAAACACGCCACGTACCGGCGCTCGCGGTCTTCCTGTGGGACTTGGCATCACACATGCCGACACTCGAATCTCTCAGCATAAGAGGCGACGACCATCCACTGTATCCAGTGAAGAGAGTACTTCGGGCAATTCAACGCCGCCCATGAGCGTGACCATATTGCGTCAGAGATTGAGGGAAAAAGCGCGACAGTTCAAGCATGGCTATGAAAAATACCGCAAGTTGCATGAGGAGTTAACTAATCACGCATCTCCTCCAGAGAGTCAATTGATCAAGCTACAGCAGCAGCACATGCGATTGCAAAAAATGAAGCAGGAGATTTGGGACGAGGATCGTCAGCTGAGATCGCGATGA
- a CDS encoding uncharacterized protein (SECRETED:SignalP(1-18)~EggNog:ENOG410PQDV~COG:S~BUSCO:10194at33183), translated as MFLMSLGLTACIASAVKTAEIYRAILLTYDIPWKGYNVWLMCAVEINLAIISPSIPVLRPLVQKYFPKLSFRPYQNMSGRTPSQGMDRKGARARYVPDSIQRLDERYGNGSSTEALKLSSSQTRMAHMQLETSHSSLPRLGTRKAKDVSIGAQSLEASAQQFSNMSESRLGASTLKQGPIECSAFNADVEVLEAVAKDGTMDYEKWPGLLELFLDQLHHIIRHEFPIPRFRSNSFETITTIPIHSTYASQDPSSQSHSNKENAPPSQFQSPPRRPPVPPFSPPATSMRIPDSQSQSSPSETDLPHPLQFLLSSIESTLRQSFSSKPPHTIQRLAELLLRPSRHYRTLPAYLRAVDRVVSVSSGADIFPLPVAVPPGVIIDSALANGLNGTTTSLSLFNDSSLGSDESLGGALLTPIPWLSNPTSPPASEDVLTQPSSSDDSIGAGTSAPSEPSSQEQYLSPETEGPNTTGIQEVPEDEMIPHARGPSTIGVEDMGLQDGKDVQMTLTIDESEVTVAQDSQATSEESESKEDPSTGLEEDGDGEIVIDDIPPSSMTQNDTPNDTTSSEANTAEPRAGGRAENNTDETAHDITK; from the exons ATGTTTTTGATGAGCTTGGGATTGAC CGCCTGCATTGCTTCTGCTGTCAAAACAGCTGAAATTTACAGGGCGATTCTCCTTACGTACGATATTCCGT GGAAGGGATATAATGTCTGGCTTATGTGTGCCGTCGAAATAAATCTAGCGATCATATCCCCATCAATACCTGTCCTTCGCCCATTGGTGCAAAAGTACTTTCCAAAACTGTCATTCAGACCTTACCAGAACATGTCCGGTAGAACGCCTAGCCAAGGAATGGATCGCAAGGGTGCGAGAGCGAGATATGTACCGGATAGTATTCAAAGACTTGATGAGCGTTATGGAAATGGGAGTTCTACAGAGGCCCTCAAGCTATCATCATCCCAAACGAGGATGGCACATATGCAGCTGGAAACATCCCATTCG TCCCTCCCTAGGCTCGGTACCAGAAAGGCAAAGGATGTTTCTATTGGAGCGCAGAGTTTGGAGGCTAGCGCTCAGCAGTTCTCTAATATGTCTGAGAGTCGTCTTGGGGCATCGACCCT GAAGCAAGGGCCTATTGAATGCTCTGCTTTTA ATGCAGATGTGGAAGTGCTTGAGGCTGTCGCAAAAGATGGCACAATGGATTA CGAGAAATGGCCTGGCCTCCTAGAACTTTTCCTTGATCAATTACACCAT ATTATCCGCCATGAGTTCCCGATTCCAAGATTCCGCTCCAATTCTTTCGAGACGATTACAACGATTCCCATTCATTCCACCTACGCGTCGCAAGACCCAAGTTCACAATCACACAGCAACAAAGAAAATGCACCCCCTTCACAGTTTCAGTCGCCGCCTCGTCGGCCACCGGTTCCTCCTTTCTCCCCTCCTGCCACTAGCATGCGGATTCCTGATTCGCAGTCCCAGTCCAGCCCTTCGGAAACCGACTTACCCCATCCCCTTCAATTCCTACTTTCTTCAATTGAATCAACTCTAAGACAAAGTTTTTCCTCGAAACCACCACATACAATCCAGCGCCTTGCGGAACTCCTTCTGCGGCCTTCGCGGCACTACCGAACACTCCCTGCCTACCTTCGGGCCGTAGACAGAGTAGTATCGGTGTCTAGCGGAGCGGATATATTTCCACTTCCGGTTGCTGTTCCCCCTGGTGTAATAATCGACAGCGCACTTGCGAATGGACTTAACGGCACGACGACAAGTCTTTCTCTATTCAATGACAGTTCTTTGGGAAGCGACGAATCCTTGGGCGGTGCGCTCCTTACTCCAATCCCGTGGCTTAGCAATCCCACCTCACCTCCCGCCAGCGAGGATGTTCTTACCCAGCCGAGTTCTAGTGACGATTCGATAGGCGCGGGTACCTCTGCCCCAAGCGAGCCTAGTTCTCAGGAACAGTACTTATCCCCGGAGACAGAAGGACCCAACACCACGGGAATTCAAGAGGTTCctgaagatgaaatgatTCCGCATGCTCGCGGGCCTTCTACTATAGGCGTGGAGGACATGGGACTACAAGATGGAAAAGACGTGCAGATGACTCTCACAATAGACGAATCGGAAGTCACGGTAGCGCAAGACTCTCAAGCAACTTCTGAAGAAAGTGAAAGCAAGGAAGATCCATCTACTGGCCTTGAAGAAGATGGTGATGGAGAGATTGTTATCGATGATATCCCTCCCAGTTCAATGACCCAAAATGATACTCCAAATGATACAACCTCCAGTGAAGCAAATACGGCTGAACCTCGGGCAGGAGGTCGTGCCGAGAATAATACCGATGAGACAGCTCATGACATTACTAAGTAA
- the RAD50 gene encoding DNA repair protein rad50 (EggNog:ENOG410PG7Q~COG:L~BUSCO:583at33183): MVVTRSLQLTVKKTTRQQKTLEGQLLMTKEGERTSISSRVAELDQIMPQYLGVSRAILDNVIFCHQDESLWPLSEPSVLKKKFDEIFEAQKYTKAIDNIKALRKKQNEELAKYKIMEQYAKEDKDKADRAEKRSIQLQEEIEALRAESHELSKEMKKAADLADKAWKESESYAEILGALEGKRIEVKSIQTSIDNLKQHLVEVDESEEWLESTLEQFGSRQAEYREQEESLKEKYVDLKENIERNRHQLGLKQAEYGKHENDKAQFERQVERRGKLIRDIARQNNLRGFEGDLDEMEINEFMQRLQKLSRDRNQTLDRAKREAQVELREVQSLLNRLSQRKSALQEGKNAARNQISQNDKEADSYQHRLNEIEIDEGKLAILESRIEETEGCLQQAKDKAKTASWEKDLQTKNAELRSLEEESSLLNAELIEGTKKAGDLARLDHLKKELKDRERSLETMAGAHGDRISQLISQAWNPSNIEQEFQSVLNDATVSLTKAQRDRDGASKELEYIEVTMKNARKSLQQHKQELDDCVQRIREAIDDEPEEYPDVVKQKQSSLEMAKKDVDQYAGLGEYLGKCLEAARQKKVCRTCGRGFKTEKEFHDFSLKLENLLKKATMNAEDENVVQLEEDLEIARNAQTYYDTWVRLSNTTIPEAEKEISRLELEREELLVKVEDHDAIVSEKGESKRDIESLSKTITTIAKYEGEIKTLKVQIQDLSTKQQQPGSSRTLEEIQDTIATIGEGCRELKRAIAKITNERDQSRTEITELELQLRDVRSELDNARFQLDKKASIEARLEEYRNLNTKQRESIEKADHDIESLVPEVSKAQAKFDDINARAEQKERELQQEVSSLSDSLHQLDLASEDIVSYNDRGGPRQLERSKREVENITKEIEQLEAEQGSLTRQLNAVSARLQDSENTKRQYSDNLRYRREMRALGEVKAEIARLEAQNAEVDRARFKEESDRRTREYNFLSATQASKMGEMKSKDNQLLQLLADWNTDYKDAAFKFKEAHIKVETTKAAVEDLGRYGGALDKAIMKYHSLKMEEINRIIEELWQKTYRGTDVDTILIRSDNENAKGNRSYNYRVVMVKQDAEMDMRGRCSAGQKVLASIIIRLALAECFGVNCGLIALDEPTTNLDRDNIRSLAESLHDIIRARQQQANFQLIVITHDEEFLRHMQCGDFSDYYYRVSRSDKQKSIIERQSIAEVL, from the exons ATGGTAGTCACCCGCAGTTTACAGCTCACGGTGAAGAAAACGACGAGGCAACAGAAAACGCTAGAAGGGCAGTTGCTGATGACGAAAGAGGGCGAGCGGACTTCTATATCCTCTCGAGTTGCCGAGTTAGACCAGATTATGCCCCAATATCTAGGCGTTTCTAGGGCAATTCTTGACAATGTGATTTTTTGCCATCAGGATGAGAGTTTGTGGCCCCTGAGCGAGCCGTCTGtactaaagaaaaaattTGACGAAATTTTCGAGGCGCAAAAATACACCAAGGCGATTGATAATATTAAGGCTTTGAGGAAAAAACAGAATGAGGAATTGGCTAAGTATAAGATTATGGAACAGTATGCGAAGGAGGATAAGGACAAAGCTGATAGG GCGGAGAAGAGGTCCAttcaacttcaagaagagaTCGAAGCACTTCGAGCGGAGAGCCATGAACTGTCCAAAGAGATGAAAAAGGCTGCAGATCTTGCTGACAAGGCTTGGAAAGAGTCCGAAAGCTACGCTGAGATTCTGGGTGCGTTGGAGGGAAAACGCATCGAAGTAAAAAGTATCCAAACTAGCATCGACAATCTGAAGCAGCATCTTGTGGAGGTAGATGAGTCTGAGGAGTGGCTTGAATCCACATTAGAGCAGTTCGGGTCTCGGCAGGCAGAGTATCGAGAGCAAGAAGAGTCCCTGAAAGAGAAGTATGTGGACTTAAAAGAGAATATAGAGCGGAATCGGCATCAATTGGGCCTCAAACAGGCTGAGTATGGGAAGCATGAGAATGACAAAGCTCAGTTTGAAAGGCAAGTGGAAAGACGTGGCAAGTTGATCAGGGATATCGCCCGACAAAATAATTTACGTGGGTTTGAAGGCGATCTTGATGAGATGGAAATCAATGAATTTATGCAGAGGCTGCAGAAACTTTCTAGGGACCGGAATCAAACTCTCGACAGAGCAAAGCGAGAGGCCCAAGTGGAATTACGCGAAGTGCAAAGCCTGCTGAATCGGCTAAGTCAGCGAAAGTCGGCCCTTCAGGAGGGGAAGAATGCGGCTAGGAATCAAATATCTCAAAATGATAAAGAAGCCGATTCTTACCAGCATCGCCTCAACGAAATAGAGATAGACGAAGGGAAGCTAGCAATTTTAGAGTCACGAATAGAAGAAACCGAAGGGTGTCTGCAGCAAGCAAAGGACAAAGCGAAGACTGCGTCGTGGGAAAAGGATCTTCAGACCAAGAACGCAGAGCTTCGCTCGTTAGAAGAGGAAAGCTCTTTATTAAACGCGGAATTGATTGAGGGAACTAAAAAGGCAGGAGACCTTGCCCGCCTGGATCACCTCAAAAAGGAGCTTAAAGATAGGGAGCGCAGCCTGGAAACGATGGCAGGCGCCCACGGTGACAGGATATCCCAGCTCATAAGCCAAGCATGGAACCCTTCGAATATCGAACAAGAATTCCAGTCGGTTTTGAATGACGCCACTGTTTCTTTGACCAAGGCCCAGCGTGACAGAGACGGGGCAAGCAAAGAATTGGAGTACATTGAAGTGACAATGAAAAACGCACGCAAGTCCCTCCAGCAGCACAAGCAAGAATTGGACGACTGTGTTCAGAGGATTCGCGAAGCCATCGATGATGAACCAGAAGAATATCCCGACGTTGTCAAGCAGAAGCAATCGTCGCTCGAAATGGCAAAAAAAGATGTTGACCAGTACGCAGGCTTAGGGGAGTATTTGGGCAAGTGTCTTGAAGCAGCAAGACAGAAAAAAGTCTGTCGGACTTGTGGAAGAGGTTTCAAAACGGAAAAAGAATTCCATGATTTCAGCCTGAAGCTTGAAAATCTTCTGAAGAAGGCAACGATGAACgcagaagatgagaatgttGTGCAGTTGGAAGAAGACCTTGAGATTGCCAGGAACGCGCAGACGTATTACGATACCTGGGTTCGTCTCTCTAATACAACTATCCCTGAAGCAGAGAAGGAAATAAGTCGGCTTGAATTGGAACGAGAAGAATTACTGGTAAAGGTGGAGGATCATGATGCGATTGTCAGTGAGAAAGGCGAATCGAAAAGGGATATTGAATCTTTATCGAAAACCATTACCACTATTGCGAAGTATGAGGGTGAAATCAAGACCCTCAAAGTTCAGATCCAAGATCTCTCTACTAAGCAGCAACAGCCGGGAAGCTCGCGAACGTTGGAAGAAATTCAAGACACGATCGCAACAATTGGAGAAGGATGTCGTGAGTTGAAGAGAGCCATAGCGAAAATCACAAACGAACGGGACCAGTCGAGAACCGAAATCACTGAAttggagcttcaactccGTGACGTACGTAGCGAGCTCGATAACGCCAGATTCCAGCTGGATAAGAAGGCGTCGATTGAAGCTCGATTGGAAGAGTATCGCAATCTCAATACAAAGCAGCGCGAGAGCATTGAGAAGGCAGACCATGATATAGAAAGCCTTGTCCCAGAGGTTTCGAAGGCGCAAGCCAAGTTCGACGATATTAATGCTCGTGCAgagcaaaaggagagagagctTCAACAAGAAGTATCTAGTCTGAGCGATAGTTTGCACCAACTTGATCTTGCAAGTGAGGATATTGTTTCCTACAATGATAGGGGAGGCCCACGTCAACTGGAAAGAAGCAAACGTGAGGTAGAGAATATCACAAAGGAAATTGAGCAATTGGAAGCGGAGCAGGGATCGCTTACGAGACAGCTCAATGCTGTTTCGGCTCGATTGCAGGATAGTGAAAACACAAAACGGCAATATTCGGATAATCTTCGATATAGACGGGAAATGAGAGCGTTAGGGGAAGTTAAGGCAGAAATAGCGCGATTGGAGGCACAAAATGCTGAAGTCGACCGCGCTCGATTCAAAGAGGAATCAGACCGCCGGACACGAGAATATAACTTCCTTTCTGCGACACAAGCCAGCAAGATGGGCGAAATGAAGTCGAAGGATAACCAGCTCTTGCAGCTACTCGCGGATTGGAACACAGACTACAAAGATGCAGCATTTAAATTCAAGGAAGCCCATATTAAAGTGGAAACCACGAAGGCTGCGGTGGAAGACCTTGGACGATATGGCGGTGCTTTAGACAAAGCTATCATGAAATACCACAGCTTAAAGATGGAGGAGATTAACCGCATCATCGAGGAACTCTGGCAAAAAACTTACCGAGGCACGGATGTTGACACGATTCTCATTCGGTCTGATAATGAGAACGCTAAGGGCAACCGTTCATATAATTATCGCGTCGTCATGGTCAAGCAAGATGCCGAAATGGACATGCGAGGTCGCTGTAGTGCGGGCCAAAAAGTGCTTGCTAGTATTATCATCCGCCTCGCTCTGGCAGAATGTTTTGGCGTGAATTGCGGCTTGATTGCGCTGGATGAGCCCACGACCAACCTTGACCGAGACAACATTCGGTCTCTGGCGGAGTCACTGCATGATATCATTCGGGCTAGACAGCAGCAGGCGAACTTTCAGCTTATTGTTATCACACACGATGAGGAGTTCCTAAGACATATGCAATGTGGCGATTTCAGTGATTATTATTATCGGGTATCGAGAAGCGACAAGCAGAAATCGATTATCGAGAGGCAATCTATTGCTGAG GTTTTGTAA
- the RAD1_1 gene encoding ssDNA endodeoxyribonuclease (EggNog:ENOG410PNKT~COG:L~BUSCO:10593at33183) — MDTNGAPIFSAVSNFTHHLYLILRCIGFASKAAIQITPQGIRFSAEDGRVMQGLAFLDKTLFANYVFNPVPSDNGVATDTDVVEEELDTAAYPRFLISLTALIETLQIFGLSDAPPHSNPISNPITGPASNAFSTPALLLNRTCTISYLRPGSPLCITLSEAGVTTTCELTTYEPDNPEFESSEDVDIPLQRDAILFKIIMRSLWLHNAIMELDSTNPSVLTITASPKKAPYFALSASGGPFGESTVEFSIDKEPDALADPSYKSLDDNGSSRQPKRGKLAPSVAETFLVHPPSSRARVRQSYRFALVRKALRAMAAASKVSIRGDSQGVLSIQFMIELGEAVSDPHGSTKTQQVPGTLENVSFVDFRFVPLVDDEANDEGGELGE; from the coding sequence ATGGACACCAATGGCGCACCAATCTTTTCTGCCGTTTCCAATTTCACCCATCATCTCTACCTTATATTACGATGCATTGGCTTTGCCTCGAAAGCCGCAATTCAAATCACCCCACAAGGCATACGCTTCTCTGCCGAAGATGGGAGGGTCATGCAAGGTCTCGCGTTTCTGGATAAAACGCTGTTCGCCAATTATGTTTTTAATCCTGTACCTAGCGACAATGGTGTGGCTACCGATACAGACGTTGTCGAGGAGGAATTAGATACTGCAGCATATCCACGATTTCTAATTTCGCTTACTGCTCTAATTGAGACTCTTCAGATCTTCGGGTTGAGCGATGCTCCTCCACACTCTAACCCGATATCAAACCCGATAACTGGCCCAGCATCTAATGCTTTCTCCACACCGGCTTTGCTTCTTAACCGTACCTGCACCATAAGCTACCTGAGACCTGGATCTCCATTGTGCATTACCCTTAGCGAAGCTGGCGTTACTACGACATGTGAATTGACAACTTACGAGCCTGATAATCCGGAATTTGAGTCTTCAGAAGATGTTGATATTCCCCTTCAACGAGATGCCATCCTGTTCAAGATTATCATGCGCTCTCTTTGGTTGCACAATGCTATTATGGAACTAGATTCTACCAACCCGTCCGTCTTGACGATAACCGCTTCTCCGAAGAAGGCCCCCTATTTTGCACTTTCTGCCTCCGGTGGCCCATTCGGCGAATCAACTGTTGAATTCTCAATTGACAAAGAACCGGATGCTCTCGCTGATCCCTCATACAAGTCCCTGGATGATAATGGAAGTTCCAGGCAGCCAAAACGAGGCAAGCTGGCTCCTTCGGTAGCAGAGACATTTCTAGTTCATCCGCCTTCGTCAAGAGCCAGGGTGCGTCAGAGCTACCGGTTTGCGCTTGTCCGAAAAGCACTGCGTGCTATGGCCGCAGCGAGCAAAGTTAGTATTCGTGGGGATAGTCAAGGCGTGTTGAGTATTCAGTTTATGATTGAACTTGGAGAAGCGGTGTCGGACCCCCATGGGTCAACCAAGACACAGCAGGTCCCAGGTACTCTCGAAAATGTCAGCTTCGTGGATTTTAGGTTTGTTCCATTGGTTGATGATGAAGCGAACGATGAAGGAGGCGAATTAGGAGAATAA
- the RAD1_2 gene encoding ssDNA endodeoxyribonuclease (EggNog:ENOG410PNKT~COG:L~TransMembrane:2 (o25-44i51-76o)), translating to MSLEDAWVAAAENPFYPLVSKDNQFFVASTLLLAGLVLTGLFGLNRSLLSIPLYGVPASLAFGFGAVFMICAVGVYV from the exons ATGTCTCTTGAAGACGCGTGGGTTGCTGCGGCCGAGAACCCTTTCTATCCACTTGTTTCGAAGGATAATCAGTTCTTCGTTGCATCTACCCTTTTATTGGCAG GTCTTGTTCTCACCGGGCTTTTCGGCTTAA ATCGATCTCTTCTGAGTATCCCCCTATACGGTGTGCCTGCTTCGCTCGCGTTTGG GTTCGGGGCTGTCTTCATGATTTGCGCAGTCGGGGTTTACGTATAA